The following DNA comes from Pongo pygmaeus isolate AG05252 chromosome 9, NHGRI_mPonPyg2-v2.0_pri, whole genome shotgun sequence.
TGGACAAAAGCATTTACATTAGAAACCCTCACTTATGGGCTAATTGTGATACAAAAGTCTTAGATGGGGAAACATTAAAAGCATAGTGGTATAAAAAAATTTGAagcgttccaagatggccgaaagGGAACAGCTCcactctgcagctcccagcgtgatcaacgcagaagatgggtgatttctgcatttccaactgaggtacctggttcatctcattgggactggttggacagtgggtgcagcccacggagggcaagctgaagcagggtggggcgttgccTCACCCTGGAAGCACAGGGGGTCGgcggatttccctttcctagccaagggaagccatgacagactacctggaaaaaggaaaacctgcccaaatactgcggttttcccaaggtcttagcaactggcagacaaggagattctctcATATGCCTGGCTTGGCGGGTCCCACgaccatggagccttgctcactgctagtgcagcagtctgagatcaaactgcgaGGCGGCAGACTGGCTGGGGAAGGtgcgtccgccattgctgaggcttcagtaggtaaacaaagtggcggGGGAGCTTAAattgggcggagcccaccacagcacaACAATGCCTACTgtctctagactccacctctctgggcagggcatagctgaacaaaaggcagcagacaacttctgcagacttaaatgtccctgtctgacagctgtgaagacagcagtggttctcccagcaccgcgtttgagctctgagaacggacagactgcttcttcaagtgggtctctgacccccgtgtagcctaactgggagacatcttCCAggaggggctgacagacacctcatataggcggctgcccctctgggacgaagcttccagaggaaggatcaggcagcaatatttgctgttctgcagcctctgctggtgatacccaggtaaacagggtctggagtggacctccagcaaactccaacagacctgcagctgagagtcctgactgttagaaggaaaactaacaaacagaaaggaacagcatcaacatcaacaaaaacgacatctacaccaaaaccccatctgtaggtcaagaacatcaaagaccaaaggtagataaaacaacaaagatggggagaaaccagagcagaaaagctgaaaattctaaaaatcatagtgcctcttctcctccaaaggactgcagctccttgccagcaatggaacaaagctggatggagaatgactgatgagttgacagaagcaggcttcagaaggtcggtaataacaaacttctccaaggtaaaggaggatgttcgaacccattgcaaggaagctaaaaaccttgaaaaaagattagacgaatggctaactagaataaacagtgtagagaagaccttaaatgacctgatggagctgaaaaccatggcacgagaacttcgtgatgcatgcccaagcttcaatagctgattcaatcaagtggaagacagggtatcagtgattgaagatcaaattaatgaaataaagcgagaagtcaaggttagagaaaaaagagtaaaaagaaacgaacaacacctccaagaaatatggtactatgtgaaaagaccaaatctacgtttgactggtgtacctgaaagtgggagaaaggaaccaagttggaaaacactcttcaggatattatccaggagaacttccccaacctagcaaggcaggccaacattcaaattcaggaaatacagagaacatcacaaagatactccttaaaaagagcaaccccaagatacataattatcagattcaccaaggttgaaatgaaggaaaaagtgttaagggcagccagaaagaaaggtcaagttacccacaaagggaagcccatcagactaacagtggatctcttggcagaaaccctacaaaccagaagagagtgggggccaatattcaacattcttaaagaattttcaacccagaatttcatgtctagccaaactaagcctcataaggagaaataaaatccattacagacaagcaaatgctgagagattttgtcaccaccaggcctgccctaaaagagctcctgaaggaagcactaaacatgcaaaggaacaaccggtaccatcccctgcaaaaacatgccaaattgtaaagaccatcgatgctatgaagaaactgcatcaattaatgggcaaaataaccagcgaacatcataatgacaggatcagatacacacataacaatattaaccttaaatatgagtggactaaatgccccaattaaaagacgcagactggcaaattggatagagtcaagacccatcagtgtgctgtattcaggagacccatctcacgtgcaaagatgcacataggctcaaaataaagggatggaggaagatctaccaagcaaatggaaagcaaaaaaaaagcaggggttgcaatcctagtctctgatagaacagactttaaaccaacaaagatcaaaagagacaaggccattacataaagggatcaattcaacaagaagagctaattatcctaaatatatatgcacccaatacaggagcacccagattcataaagcaagtccttagaaacctacaaagagacttagacttccacataataataatgggagactttaacaccccactgtcaatattagatagatcaacgagacagaaggttaacaaggatatccaggacttgaactcagctctgcaacaagcagacttaataagacatctacagaactctccaacccaaatcaacagagtatacattcttctcagcaccacatcacacttattctgaaattgaccacataattggaagtaaagcactcgcactcctcagcaaatgtaaaagaacagaaatcacaacaaactgtctctcagaccacagtgcaatcaaattagaactcaggattaagaaactcactcaaaactgcacaactacacggaaactgaacaacctgctactgaatgactactgggtacataacgaaatgaaggcagaaataaagatgttctttgaaaccaatgagaacaaagacacaacataccagaatctctgagacacatttaaaacagtgtatagagggaaatttatagccctaaatgcccacaagagaaagcaggaaagatctaaaatcgacaccctaacatcacaattaaaagaactagacaagcaagagcaaacacattcaaaagctagcagaaggcaataaataactaagatcagagcagaactgaaagagataagaaacacaaaaaacccttaaaaaaaattaatgaacctaggagctggttttttgacaagatcaacaaaattgatagaccactagcaagactaagaagaaaagagaaaagaatcaaatagatgcaataaaaaatgataaaggggatatcaccaccgatcccacagatatagactaccatcagagaatactataaacacctctacacgaataaactagaaaatctagaagaaatggataaattcctggacacatataccctcccaagactaaaccaggaagaagctgaatctctaaatagaccaataacaggctctgaaattgaggcagtaattaatagcctaacaaccaaaaaaagtccaggaccagacagagtcacagccgaattctaccagaggtacaaagaggagctggtaccattccttcttaaACTATTCAAATCTACAGAAAaggagggaatcttccctaactcattttatgaggccaacatcatcctgataccaaagcctggcagagacacagcaaaaaaagaattttagagcaatatccgtgatgaacatcgatgtgaaaatcctcaacaaaatactggcaaacagaatccaacagcacatcaaaaagcttatccaccatgatcaagtcggcttcatccctgggatgcaaggctggttcagtatacgcaaatcaataaacgtaatccattacataaacagaaccaaagacaaaaaccacatgattatctcaacagatgcagaaaagggcttcaacaaaattcaacagcccttcatgctaaaaactctcaataaactaggtattgatggaacgtatctcaaaataataagagctatttatgacaaactcacagccaatatcatactgaaaggcaaaaactggaagcattccctttgaaaaccgacACAAGacgaggatgccctctctcatcactcccattcaacatagtgttgaaagttctggccagggcaatcaggcaagagaaataaagggtattcaattaggaagagaggaagtcaaactgtccctgtttgcagatgacatgattgtatatttagaaaaccccagtgtctcagccccaaatctccttaaactgataagcaacttcagcaaagtctcaggatacaaaatcaatgtgcaaaaatcacaagcattactatacaccattaacagacaaacagccaaatcatgagtgaactcccattcacaattgctacaaagagaataaaatacctaggaatctaacttataagggatgtgaaggacctcttcaaggagaactttaaaccactgctcaatgaaataaaagaggacacaaacaaatggaagaatattccatgctcatggataggaagaatcaatattgtgaaaatggccatactgccatccccctcaagctaccaatgactttcttcacagaattagaaaaaactactttaaagttcatatggaaccaaaaagagcctgcattgcgaagacaatcctaagcaaaaagaacaaagctggaggcatcatgctactggacttcaaactatactacaaggctacagtaaccaaaacagcatggtactggtaccaaaacagatatatagaccaatggaacagaacagaggcctcagaaataacaccacacatctacaaccatctgatctttgacaaacctggcaaaaacaagaaatggggaaaggattccctatttaataaatggtgctgggaaaactggctagccatatgtagaaagctgaaactggacccgttccttacaccttatacaaaaattaattcaagatggattaatgacttaaatgttagacctaaaaccataaaaaccctagaagaaaacctaggcaataccattcagggcataggcatgtgcaaggacttcatgactaaaacaccaaatgcaatggtaacaaaagccagaatagacaaatgagatctaattaaactaaaaagcttctgtacagcaaaagaaactaccatcagagtgaacaggcaacctacagaatgggagaaaatttttgcaatctacccatctgacaaagggctaatatccagaatctataaagaactcaaatttacaagaaaaaaacaaccccatcaaaaagtgagcaaaggatacgaacagacgcttctcaaaagaagacatccatgcagccaacagacacatgaaaaaatgctcatcatcactggtcatcagagaaatgcaaaccaaaaccacaatgagataccatctcactccagttagaatggcagtcattaaaaagtcaggaaacaacagatgctggagaggatgtggagaaataggaacgcttttaacactgttggtgggagtgtaaattcgttcaaccattgtggaagacagtgtggcaattcctcaaggatctagaactagaattaccatttgacccagcaatcccattaccaggtatatacccaaagcattatagatcatgctactataaagacacatgcacacatatgtttattgcggcactattcacaatagcaaagacttggaaccaacccaaatgttcatcaatgacagactggattaagaaaatgtggcacatatacaccatggaatactatgcagccataaaaaaggatgagttcatgtcctttgcagggacatggatgaagctagaaaccatcattttcagcaaactgtcacaaggacagaaaaccaaacaccgcatgttctcacttataggtaggaactgaacaatgagatcacttggataCAGGAACATCATGCACTGGGGACTGTCGGGTGGtagttgggggagggatagcattaggagaaatacctaaggttaatgatgagttgatgggtgcagcaaaccaacatggtacatgtatacctatgtagcaaacttgcacgttgtgcacatgtaccctagaacttaaagtattaagaaaaaatttttaaacactaTAAAATACATTCCTTCTGCTTTTGTATTTGGAGATCATCTTTTAGGAGTATCACATACTGGGCATATTCTAAAAACCTcataataacatatttatacctAAATACATAAGATGATAAACTAAGAAGCAAAAATTAGGTCACAGAACTATCATTTTATGTGTGTGAAGTCCTTAGGATATTATGgttaaaactttaaatatattctgcaaatggaaaaaaaaaaaaccagatgtgTAATATGAACTGGCACCAGTATTAAAGGAACTGGCAGAAATACCTGATGGGTAACACTGATACATGTATAGGGGACAAAGGGTAGGGAGGACAGATGAGACCTAGAGCACAGAAAGTAGTTGTAAAAGATTTTGCTGATTTCCTTGCTTATCTCCTTTATCTGGCcaaaaagtaagggaagagaataaGATCTTTGAAAGAACAAATGTGACCTTCTCTTCTATTAAATTATGAGCAAGAGTGACATATTTTCTGTTAGAATGTGGACAAATGGCTTTGAACTTTTAAGAAAAGAACAAGGCTGAGTTAGAAAGCTGGGTTTTACTCAAGCCACAGAGATGAAGTCATGATTACACTGTAGGATTACTGAGAAGGAGAGCAGTAGTTCCAAGTTAGGGATTTAGAATCCAGGTTCTTTCCCTAGTGACACCACTTATTAACTGTGGGACCTTTACCCCTCTGTGCTTCATTTTCCAAATtgttaaaatgggaatgatagtgCCTACCTCACAGAGACTGATATGAATATTCAGTGAATTAACAGATATAAGTAAAGCATGTAAAATGGTATCTGGCACACTAATGAACACTAAATATTAgtgtttattattaatatacaGCTTTTTTAAAACCTTAAGATAATTATTTAACTGAACCTAGGCACTCATTTAAGTACCCGTTATGAAATACCAATAgtgaatctttgtcttttaaaaaaatagttcttttttttttttttttttgagacagggtcttgctatgttgcccagactggtcttgaactcctgcctcagcctcccaaagtgcaggattaacaggtgtgagctactgtgcctggcccaaaaaaatagttattttctattatagaagtaatttagtttaaaaaagcACACTGTGTGGAAATTTTGATTCTTACTTCAAGGTCATGGCTCATGGGCGACCATCTACCTGGTGCCAGGTTCCCCAGAAGTGCTGGCTAACTATAATAGCTATGAGGAAGCCAGAGACTCTACAGGGCtagtttttaaaagtctaaaCTTACAAACTGGTACACATAAAAGCAGTTATACAAGGCACAAGAACTGTACAAAAGAGACATTTTTACATATTACCTTAccttttttgtaaattctgtagTTGTTTCCATAAGTTGCTTTTCTTGATCTGTAAACTATAGGATATGAAGCAgcaggaagttaaaaaaaaaagtctaaaaataaaaaaggaataagtaACCAAGAAAGTACATTTAAAACAACATTACCATATCTGTTACTCTGCTCCTTTCTAAGTTGATATCCAGTTTATTATCTGCTCTGATTCGACTGGTTTCATGCTTTAAAGAaagtaaagatatttaaaaaatgatcttgTAATGAATATTTGTTCTGAAATTAACAGCTAGAAAAAAATTCACTTACCATTAGTTGTTGCTTAATTTGGTCTAattcaattttcattttctagGTACAGGAAAGATCACATGCAATTAGCATTAAACCAAATCTatattatgatttaaaaaatctgaaacccTAGATTACCAAAATTTGGACAATCTATGGATTTCTAATACAGAAttgataaggaaaaaaatcttcaaaagaaACTAGTAAGCCACTGTATTCAGAAAATAATTCTTATGAGCaaaatgcatttgtttttatattatacttttaaaaactgattttctaaatttaaaaataagctataGTGGATAACATAACTTAAAATTCTGACTTAATTACAGAAATATACTTTTCTCTTAAGTCACAAAGACATTTAGtacaggattaaataaaatagaaaatgccaTATTACTCTCAGCTCTGAAACCATTATATAGAAATTTTATATAGCTCAAAGATTTTCCGTTTTATGtggttttatatgtataaaatgtaacTCTTATTCTCTTCAGTATGCAAAGCACTATGATTTATATAGAAAAAGATTAGGTATGGTTAAACAAATAGtatgtttttaaatctaaaaactTATAGTTTACTAACCACATGGAATTATTACTTGGTCTTATTAACTTATTCATTAAGTGGGATGCTTATTATGAGATCAGTTATTTTATaagtaataaattaaaatttgtatcACCTCATTTTCTGCTCTCAGATTTGCGAATTCACTTTTCTCTAGGATGACCATGTCTTTCCTGATAGAATCCAAATGAGCCATTAGCTGTTGTACTGTTATTtcctagaaaacaaaataaaaataacctagtGATCTATAGAAAGCCATCTTTTTATTTACGGAATTGTTTTcatgaaatttaaatgaatttgttAACATGCTACAAGGTATAATGTTGACTGGTGAAGTAAATATGAAACTTACATATCTGaaatatcaaaatgaaaagaaagagattcaaggaagaaaaaggaTTTCCTAGTGAAGAGAGATAAATGTGTAGGCCTTTGAATGAAAAGAATCTCAATAAAATGCTTCCTTAGACCCTAagagttcctcaaaaaaataatgttttgttcttgttttttgaatACTCAAATGGAAAGGGTTTTATCTCTTATTACTTTGATTTTGAGAGATTTTCTACCACTGGAAAATTCCATGGTATTGGATACGACTCAGACGTCAGGTAGTAAAACAAAATAGATGTATAGTTAAAATAATTGCCCTTTGTCCGCACAACATAACCAATTTAGTttaaattcctgggtatcctcCCTATATCTGGCACTACAAAGAATATGTGAAAGGTAGCAATTACCTGATAGATTTATAAGCTTTTGCCTCGTTAGGGAGGGACAATTTTGTAGAAATGATTTAAGACAGccttacaaagaaaatataactgttacaggttgaatatccctaatccaaaaatctgaaatccaaaatctggaactttttgagtgctgacatgacactcaaaggaaatgcgcattggagtattttggatttcagatttgggatgctcaactggtaagtgtattgcaaatattccaaaataaaaaaaaaaaaatctggaatctgaaacacttctggtcccaagcatttcagataagggatattcaacctgtagcACTAAACTTCTTAAAATCAGGTAGCTTGCTAACTTCTCTATCCTTTaccaaaagaaaaagcagatgAGGTATAACCTTATTAAGGACTCTGTATAACAgtttagaaataaaacaagaaagccCAAAAAAGAGTGTGAGTTCTGGAGTCAGGCTGTCTAGGTTTGAACCCAAACTCTGCCATTTACTGTGAGATGCtagcaagtcatttaacttctctggtCTCCTCATgggtaaaatggaaatagtaacaGTACCTGGTACACCTTAAagagttgttttgaggattaaatgagattttgTATGTATAATGCTTAAGACAGTACTTGGCATATGGTTAGCCCTgagatgttagctattattattaccgATGGGACAGGGATCTAATGGCTGGAGCAGGATAGTCTAATGCTAATGTATTAATGTGGAGGAAGTTTGGACTTcttataatatataaaagtttttaaCTGTGTACAACAGACATTGCTGACTCATGCCTTTTCTAACCCTCATATATTACTGGGgaaggttgttcattttcttttattcagttCTGCTTGACATATTTATGAGAATTAATTCAGAAGTCACACAGATGTGGCCTCTAGGGGCTGGCAGTCCTGTTTGCCCCAAATATCACTATAAAGGAATTatatgacattaaaaataatgtattcttaTTACTGAGATTACATAGGGAAAAGTTGGAAAGCTAATTACAGACTTCTTGTGGTGTCTGAACCTGAAACTAAGGGATTGTACTGTggcctttttgagacagagccttgctctgtcactcaggctggaacgcagtggcacgatcttggctcactgcagcctccacttcctgggttcgagcgattctcgtgcctcagcctcccgagtagctgggaccacaggcacccaccatcatgcccagctaatttttttgtatttttagtagagacagggttttgtcatgttggccaggctggtctcaaacttctgacctcaagtgatctgctcacctcagcctcctgaagtgctgggattacaggcgtgagccacaccagCCTTCATGTGGCTCTTAAGAGCCTCTTTTTACCTCATTCTTCCTTTAAATACAGACTTAAAAAGCCTACAAAACTGCACAGGTGTCCATCTTTAacaactttaaatgtaaagacaTAATCCATTGTTAAGTAGCTAAATCTATTAAAAGTGTGATTTTTTTAACTACTAGGGAGCCATCAGAGAATACtcagattttaataaaaatcacaatataaTCAAATTTTCAGAATAAgaagactttattattttatttttttccccctcatcctGCTAGCTGACTTGGTTTCATATGGCCCTTTCTGAAGTGATCAAGTATGCAGCTTAATGGCCTGATGACCCTGAGCCTTAGCTTCACCCTTCATGACATCTCTGTGCCTTATTCTATACTAGAGGTGGGGTCAGCAATTGAATTAGGTTCAAGAACAGAACAGGATTTTTAACTTCAGACACCGGTAATAAAAAAGCCAAAAGTTTAATAGTGATATTTCTATACTCAATCCTACCTCTTGTATATAGGATTAAATGGTCCTAGCAAGCACAAAGGTTCCTCAAATCACGGCTTTATTTCACTCCTTATATTATAGGtaaacttaaaaatttaagaCAAAATCACTTTATTAAAAGTATCAGTAGCTCCATATAGCTCTTTCAGGACAGCTCGGAGCTTAGGAGTAACTAATTAGATGTTTGGCTTTTTCTTTAGTGGATTTAGTAGTCTGTTATGATCCTAAAAATGCATGTACAAACTTAAAGGTAAGTTAAATGTAGGGACTGAATGTTTCAATTTTAAATGTCTAATTAATTGGACATTTGTCTACTATA
Coding sequences within:
- the CCDC90B gene encoding coiled-coil domain-containing protein 90B, mitochondrial isoform X6, with translation MVTQAQQEITVQQLMAHLDSIRKDMVILEKSEFANLRAENEKMKIELDQIKQQLMHETSRIRADNKLDINLERSRVTDMFTDQEKQLMETTTEFTKKDTQTKSIISETSNKIDAEIASLKTLMESNKLETIRYLAASVFTCLAIALGFYRFWK
- the CCDC90B gene encoding coiled-coil domain-containing protein 90B, mitochondrial isoform X5 — protein: MHWFRTWKLTEITVQQLMAHLDSIRKDMVILEKSEFANLRAENEKMKIELDQIKQQLMHETSRIRADNKLDINLERSRVTDMFTDQEKQLMETTTEFTKKDTQTKSIISETSNKIDAEIASLKTLMESNKLETIRYLAASVFTCLAIALGFYRFWK